From a region of the Prevotella melaninogenica genome:
- a CDS encoding shikimate kinase codes for MTEHTEEYKPLRIILIGYMGAGKTTVGRALSKELNIPFYDLDWYIESRMRKTVKQIFDERGEDGFRMIEQSMLHEVAEFENVIISCGGGTPCFFDNMEYMNGQAETVYLKAETDVLYKHLLMGKSVRPLLLNKTADEVNLFIREQLKHREPFYTKAKHVLDVSLMDSYDKIQISVNQLCQLLKLNKANSLK; via the coding sequence ATGACAGAGCATACAGAAGAATATAAGCCGCTTCGCATTATTCTCATTGGTTATATGGGTGCGGGCAAGACGACCGTAGGCAGAGCCTTGTCAAAGGAGTTGAACATTCCGTTCTACGACTTAGATTGGTACATAGAGAGCCGAATGCGCAAGACGGTGAAGCAAATCTTCGATGAAAGGGGAGAGGATGGCTTCCGTATGATAGAGCAGTCAATGCTTCACGAGGTGGCTGAATTTGAGAATGTCATTATCTCTTGTGGGGGTGGAACTCCATGTTTTTTTGATAATATGGAGTATATGAATGGACAAGCTGAGACGGTCTATTTGAAAGCAGAGACTGATGTTCTTTACAAGCATCTACTGATGGGAAAGTCCGTACGCCCCCTCTTACTCAATAAGACTGCTGATGAAGTAAACCTGTTTATTCGTGAACAACTGAAGCATCGTGAACCTTTTTACACAAAGGCTAAGCACGTTCTTGACGTGAGTCTTATGGATAGTTACGACAAGATACAGATTTCGGTTAATCAACTTTGCCAACTATTAAAGTTGAATAAAGCTAACAGTCTGAAATAA
- the topA gene encoding type I DNA topoisomerase, which yields MQENLVIVESPAKAKTIEKFLGKDYKVMSSYGHIRDLKKKELSIDLDTLNPDYEIPDEKKKVVSELKKSAKAADKVWLASDEDREGEAISWHLCEVLGLDEDKTNRIVFHEITKPAILKAIESPRRLDMNLVNAQQARRVLDRLVGFRLSPVLWRKVKPALSAGRVQSVAVRLIVEREREIQNFNSEPYYRLNAVFAVTSEDGSKNEVKAELSKRFKTHEEALAFLKLCKTSKFKVSSIVKKPLKRTPAPPFTTSTLQQEAARKLGFTVSQTMMVAQRLYEAGRITYMRTDSVNLSALAIEGCKTEIERLYGEDYGKVRKYQTHSKGAQEAHEAIRPTYIDNVSIEGTSQEKRLYDLIWKRTIASQMADAKIEKTTVNISLESEEAKNTTDLQFIANGEVVAFEGFLKVYHESTDDDENSEEFSHALPVMHEGEELERREIVSTERYSQGPNRYTEASLVRKLEELGIGRPSTYAPTISTIQQREYVQKGDRKGEERKYAVDSLLGLKITSKTKKEMAGADKGKLIPTDIGIVVNDFLMGNFPDIMDYNFTAKIEQEFDKIAEGKAEWNKEMKAFYQDFEPEVEKVMNARSEHKAGERELGLDPVSGKPVFVKIGRFGPVVQIGSADDEDKPRFSQLPSDKSMETITLDEALELFKLPRNLGQFEGTDVVIGAGRFGPYVLHDKKYTSLPKEEDPLTISLDAAINIIQKKRLQDAQRHLKTFEEDAKMEVMNGRYGPYIAYDGKNYRMPKTLHDKAAELTYDQCMDIVKNAPEPKRKK from the coding sequence ATGCAAGAAAACTTGGTAATAGTAGAGAGCCCGGCAAAGGCTAAGACCATAGAGAAGTTTCTCGGTAAGGACTATAAGGTGATGTCATCTTATGGACATATTCGTGACCTGAAGAAAAAGGAACTTAGCATTGACCTCGACACGTTAAATCCTGACTACGAAATCCCTGATGAGAAGAAGAAAGTAGTCAGTGAACTGAAGAAGAGTGCAAAAGCTGCCGATAAGGTTTGGTTAGCTTCCGATGAGGACCGCGAGGGAGAGGCTATCAGCTGGCACCTTTGCGAGGTTTTGGGATTGGATGAGGATAAAACGAATCGTATTGTTTTCCATGAGATTACCAAGCCAGCTATATTGAAAGCTATCGAGTCACCACGTCGTTTGGATATGAATCTTGTGAACGCACAGCAGGCTCGTCGTGTACTCGACCGCTTGGTTGGCTTCCGTCTTTCACCAGTGTTGTGGCGCAAGGTAAAGCCTGCTTTGAGTGCAGGACGTGTGCAGAGCGTAGCCGTTAGATTGATTGTTGAGCGTGAACGCGAGATACAAAACTTCAATTCAGAGCCTTACTACCGCTTGAATGCAGTCTTTGCTGTGACCAGTGAGGACGGTTCAAAGAATGAAGTGAAGGCAGAGTTGAGCAAGCGTTTTAAGACACATGAGGAAGCATTAGCGTTCCTTAAACTGTGTAAGACTTCAAAATTCAAGGTTTCATCGATAGTTAAGAAGCCTTTGAAGCGTACGCCAGCTCCTCCATTTACCACCTCAACCCTCCAGCAGGAAGCTGCAAGAAAGCTCGGATTTACCGTTAGTCAGACGATGATGGTTGCCCAAAGATTGTACGAGGCGGGTCGTATAACTTACATGCGTACTGATAGTGTGAATCTTTCAGCATTGGCTATCGAGGGCTGTAAGACAGAGATTGAGCGACTCTATGGCGAAGATTATGGTAAAGTAAGAAAGTATCAGACGCATAGTAAGGGCGCTCAAGAAGCGCATGAGGCTATCCGTCCAACTTATATCGATAATGTTTCTATCGAAGGAACAAGCCAGGAAAAGCGTCTGTATGACCTTATTTGGAAACGTACGATTGCGTCACAGATGGCGGATGCAAAGATAGAAAAGACCACAGTGAATATATCACTTGAGTCAGAAGAAGCCAAGAATACCACCGATTTACAGTTTATTGCGAATGGTGAGGTAGTAGCTTTCGAAGGTTTCTTGAAGGTATATCACGAGTCAACTGACGATGACGAAAACAGTGAGGAGTTCTCACATGCACTTCCAGTAATGCATGAAGGCGAAGAGTTGGAACGTCGTGAAATCGTGTCAACAGAGCGTTATTCACAGGGGCCAAACCGCTATACGGAAGCAAGTCTTGTGCGTAAACTTGAAGAACTTGGTATTGGTCGCCCTTCAACTTACGCCCCAACAATCTCAACAATTCAGCAGCGTGAATACGTGCAGAAGGGAGATCGCAAGGGTGAAGAACGTAAGTATGCTGTTGACTCATTGCTCGGTTTGAAGATTACCTCTAAGACAAAGAAGGAGATGGCAGGTGCTGATAAGGGTAAACTTATCCCAACCGACATCGGTATCGTTGTAAACGACTTCCTTATGGGTAACTTCCCTGACATCATGGATTACAACTTCACGGCTAAGATTGAGCAAGAGTTTGATAAGATAGCAGAAGGAAAAGCGGAGTGGAATAAGGAGATGAAGGCTTTCTATCAGGACTTTGAACCAGAGGTAGAGAAGGTTATGAATGCTCGTTCTGAGCATAAGGCTGGTGAACGCGAACTTGGTCTTGACCCTGTTTCTGGCAAACCAGTGTTCGTAAAGATTGGTCGTTTCGGTCCTGTGGTACAGATTGGTAGCGCTGATGATGAGGACAAACCACGTTTCTCACAGCTCCCTTCTGATAAGAGTATGGAAACCATAACCCTTGATGAGGCTTTGGAATTGTTTAAGTTACCACGTAACCTTGGACAGTTTGAGGGTACAGATGTTGTGATTGGAGCTGGTCGATTTGGTCCTTATGTACTACATGACAAGAAGTATACATCACTGCCAAAGGAGGAAGATCCACTCACTATCAGTCTTGATGCAGCTATCAATATTATTCAAAAGAAGCGTCTGCAGGATGCACAGCGTCACCTGAAGACCTTCGAGGAAGATGCTAAGATGGAGGTGATGAATGGTCGTTACGGTCCTTATATTGCCTATGATGGTAAGAACTACCGTATGCCAAAGACCCTTCATGATAAGGCTGCCGAGCTTACTTATGATCAGTGTATGGACATTGTAAAGAATGCTCCGGAACCAAAGCGTAAAAAGTAA
- a CDS encoding NUDIX domain-containing protein produces the protein MHVLDKFRYCPVCGSKHFVEQNEKSKRCESCGFEYFLNPSSAVAAFILNEQGELLVTRRKFEPGRGTLDLPGGFCDIGETIGEALIREVREETNLTVREKHYFCSLPNKYRYSDFDVPTLDAFFVCKVEDETVLKAADDVEEAMWLPLSEVHTEQFGLRSIRQALYDFLQMESKNLKK, from the coding sequence ATGCACGTATTAGATAAATTTCGGTATTGCCCCGTATGTGGAAGTAAACACTTTGTTGAACAGAATGAAAAAAGCAAACGCTGCGAGAGCTGTGGCTTTGAGTATTTCTTAAATCCAAGTTCTGCAGTTGCAGCATTTATTCTGAATGAGCAAGGAGAACTGCTTGTTACACGTAGGAAGTTTGAGCCTGGACGTGGAACATTGGACCTTCCTGGTGGTTTTTGTGATATTGGGGAGACGATTGGCGAGGCACTGATACGTGAGGTAAGAGAGGAAACCAACCTGACAGTCAGGGAAAAACATTACTTCTGTTCGCTTCCGAATAAGTATCGTTATAGTGATTTTGATGTTCCAACACTTGATGCCTTTTTTGTTTGTAAGGTAGAGGATGAGACTGTATTAAAGGCTGCTGACGATGTAGAAGAGGCAATGTGGCTTCCTTTATCAGAGGTTCACACAGAGCAGTTTGGGCTCCGTTCTATTCGTCAGGCACTATATGATTTCCTGCAAATGGAGTCGAAAAACTTAAAAAAGTAG